The proteins below come from a single Cervus elaphus chromosome 4, mCerEla1.1, whole genome shotgun sequence genomic window:
- the EML2 gene encoding echinoderm microtubule-associated protein-like 2 isoform X7 — protein MSSFGPGKTKEVIFSMEEGSVKMFLRGRPVPMLIPEELVPTYSLDTRSELPSRRFKLDWVYGYRGRDCRANLYLLPTGEIVYFVASVAVLYSVEEQRQRHYLGHNDDIKCLAVHPDMVTIATGQVAGTTKEGKPLPPHVRIWDSVSLSTLHVLGLGVFDRAVCCVGFSKSNGGNLLCAVDESNDHVLSVWDWAKETKVVDVKCSNEAVLVATFHPTDPTVLITCGKSHIYFWNLEGGSLSKRQGLFEKYEKPKYVLCVTFLEGGDVVTGDSGGNLYVWGKGGNRITQAVLGAHDGGVFGLCALRDGTLVSGGGRDRRVVLWGSDYSKLQEVEVPEDFGPVRTVAEGRGDTLYVGTTRNSILQGSVHTGFSLLVQGHMEELWGLATHPSRAQFVTCGQDKLVHLWSVESHQPLWSRTIEDPARSAGFHPSGSVLAIGTVTGRWLLLDTETHDLVAIHTDGNEQISVVSFSPDGAYLAVGSHDNLVYVYTVDQGGRKVSRLGKCSGHSSFITHLDWAQDSSCFVTNSGDYEILYWDSSTCKQITTAETVRNVEWATATCVLGFGVFGIWSEGADGTDINAVARSHDGKLLASADDFGKVHLFSYPCCQPRALSHKYGGHSSHVTNVAFLWDDSVALTTGGKDTSVLQWRVV, from the exons CTACGGTTACCGCGGCCGAGACTGCCGAGCCAACCTCTACCTGCTGCCCACGGGGGAGATAGTGTACTTCGTGGCCTCTGTGGCCGTTCTGTACAGCGTGGAGGAGCAGAGGCAGCGGCACTACCTGGGACACAATGATGACATCAAGTG CCTGGCTGTCCACCCTGATATGGTCACCATCGCTACTGGACAGGTGGCGGGCACCACTAAGGAGGGGAAG CCGCTGCCGCCCCACGTGCGCATCTGGGACTCGGTCTCTCTCTCCACCTTACACGTGCTGGGCCTGGGGGTGTTTGACAGAGCTgtgtgctgtgtgggcttttccaaATCT AATGGGGGCAACCTGCTATGTGCAGTAGATGAATCCAACGATCACGTGCTCTCTGTGTGGGACTGGGCCAAGGAGACCAAGGTGGTGGATGTCAAG TGCTCCAACGAGGCCGTGCTGGTGGCCACCTTCCACCCCACAGACCCCACCGTGCTCATCACCTGTGGGAAATCTCACATTTACTTTTGGAACCTGGAGGGGGGCAGCCTGAGCAAGCGGCAGGGCCTGTTTGAG AAATACGAGAAACCGAAGTATGTGCTGTGTGTGACCTTTTTGGAGGGTGGCGATGTGGTCACCGGGGACTCTGGGGGGAACCTCTATGTGTGGGGCAAAG GTGGGAACCGAATCACACAGGCAGTGCTGGGTGCCCACGACGGCGGCGTGTTTGGGCTCTGCGCCCTGCGGGACGGGACGCTGGTGTCCGGCGGGGGCCGCGATCGGCGGGTGGTCCTCTGGGGTTCCGACTACAGCAAGCTGCAGGAGGTggag gTCCCCGAGGACTTCGGCCCCGTGCGCACTGTGGCGGAGGGCCGGGGAGACACACTGTACGTGGGGACCACCCGCAACTCCATCCTGCAGGGCTCTGTCCACACCGGCTTCTCGCTGCTGGTCCAG GGCCACATGGAAGAGCTGTGGGGCCTGGCCACGCACCCCAGCCGGGCACAGTTTGTGACATGCGGGCAGGATAAGCTGGTGCACCTGTGGAGTGTGGAGTCCCACCAGCCCCTGTGGAGTAGGACCATCGAG gATCCTGCCCGCTCTGCCGGCTTCCACCCGAGTGGCTCTGTCCTGGCCATCGGCACAGTCACTGGCAG ATGGCTGCTGCTGGACACAGAGACCCATGACCTGGTGGCCATCCATACAGATGGGAATGAACAGATCTCAGTGGTCAGCTTCTCTCCGG acgGGGCGTACCTGGCCGTGGGCTCCCACGACAACTTGGTGTACGTGTACACGGTGGACCAAGGCGGCCGCAAGGTCAGCCGCCTGGGCAAGTGCTCG ggCCATTCCAGTTTTATCACCCACCTGGATTGGGCCCAGGACAGCAGCTGCTTTGTCACCAACTCTGGGGACTACGAGATTCTGTACT GGGATTCATCTACCTGTAAGCAGATCACTACTGCCGAAACTGTGAGGAATGTGGAATGGGCCACAGCTACTTGTGTCTTAGGGTTTGGGGTGTTTG GGATCTGGTCCGAGGGAGCAGATGGTACTGACATCAATGCTGTGGCCCGCTCCCATGATGGGAAGTTGCTGGCTTCAGCTGATGACTTTGGCAAAGTCCACCTGTTCAGCTACCCTTGCTGTCAGCCTCGA GCCCTCAGCCACAAATACGGCGGACACAGTAGCCATGTGACAAATGTGGCCTTCTTGTGGGATGACAGTGTGGCCCTGACCACGGGGGGCAAGGACACCAGCGTGCTGCAGTGGCGGGTGGTCTAA